The following are from one region of the Takifugu rubripes chromosome 16, fTakRub1.2, whole genome shotgun sequence genome:
- the opn8c gene encoding opsin 8, group member c isoform X1, whose amino-acid sequence MNCCGDNRTVSAFASKLTPAADICVGLTILTVVLLSVLGNGLVLVICYHRRRKLVGSELLCVNLAAVDFLCCICFYPLSILSSFRHAWVGESATCVYYGFGCFVFGLCSMFTITAISVLRYLKTCYSLVYAVWMKGGNIWIVCCCIWLVATVWSSFPLFGWGEYVPEPYGLSCTVAWRGYHTSTKDAFYVICSFTCFTLIPVLLIVVSQCQIISRVSRFSYRLSARGICNNLQSTEKRLSMMFFCISLGFVIAWAPYTVVSFLFIFHKGNHYMAPGGFVFAALFAKSSHIYNPFIYFYFNKTFQKEFRHLFFNLWHKRGGNRVGIRFTVGQENAHPIDIQFQERDSPRKKTSVSQDRSQNRSRSKDEAEDGGIKPVYTCWDFTLDNTRLIMENKPPEDPESVRASSP is encoded by the exons ATGAACTGCTGTGGAGACAACCGCACCGTGTCGGCGTTCGCTTCCAAACTGACCCCGGCTGCTGACATCTGTGTGGGACTCACCATCCTCACCGTCG TTCTGCTGTCCGTCCTGGGTAACGGGCTGGTTCTGGTCATCTGCTACCACCGCAGGAGGAAGCTGGTCGGCTCGGAGCTGCTGTGCGTCAACCTGGCCGCGGTGGACTTCCTCTGCTGCATCTGCTTCTACCcgctctccatcctctcctccttccgcCACGCCTGGGTGGGCGAGAGCGCCACCTGCGTTTACTACGGCTTCGGCTGCTTCGTCTTCGGCCTGTGCAGCATGTTCACCATCACCGCCATCAGCGTCCTCCGCTACCTGAAGACCTGCTACAGCCTGGTTTACG ctgtgtggatgAAAGGAGGCAACATCTGGATAGTGTGCTGTTGCATCTGGCTGGTGGCGACGGTCTGGTCCAGCTTCCCTCTGTTCGGCTGGGGCGAGTACGTCCCCGAACCGTACGGGCTGTCCTGCACGGTCGCCTGGAGGGGCTACCACACCTCCACCAAAGACGCCTTCTACGTCATCTGCTCCTTCACCTGCTTCACGCTGATCCCGGTCCTGCTCATCGTGGTGTCCCAGTGCCAGATCATCTCCCGGGTGTCACGTTTCTCCTACCGGCTGTCTGCAAGAGGCATCTGCAACAACCTGCAGTCCACAGAAAAGCGTCTGTCCATG ATGTTTTTCTGCATCAGCCTGGGTTTTGTGATCGCCTGGGCCCCGTATACAGTTGTGtccttcctcttcattttcCACAAAGGGAACCACTACATGGCCCCCGGTGGCTTCGTGTTCGCCGCCCTCTTTGCCAAGAGTTCCCACATCTACAACCCCTTCATCTACTTCTACTTCAACAAGACTTTTCAGAAGGAGTTCCGCCACCTGTTCTTCAATCTCTGGCACAAGCGGGGGGGGAACCGAGTGGGCATTCGCTTCACCGTTGGCCAGGAGAACGCTCATCCCATTGACATCCAGTTCCAAGAGAGAGACAGCCCCCGGAAGAAGACGAGTGTGTCTCAGGACAGGagccagaacaggagcagaagcaAAGACGAAGCAGAGGATGGAGGCATCAAACCGGTGTACACCTGCTGGGATTTCACGCTGGACAACACCAGGCTCATTATGGAAAATAAGCCCCCCGAAGACCCCGAATCAGTACGAGCCTCATCaccttaa
- the opn8c gene encoding opsin 8, group member c isoform X2, which produces MNCCGDNRTVSAFASKLTPAADICVGLTILTVVLLSVLGNGLVLVICYHRRRKLVGSELLCVNLAAVDFLCCICFYPLSILSSFRHAWVGESATCVYYGFGCFVFGLCSMFTITAISVLRYLKTCYSLVYAVWMKGGNIWIVCCCIWLVATVWSSFPLFGWGEYVPEPYGLSCTVAWRGYHTSTKDAFYVICSFTCFTLIPVLLIVVSQCQIISRVSRFSYRLSARGICNNLQSTEKRLSMLILERMRHHVTALLCFSASAWVL; this is translated from the exons ATGAACTGCTGTGGAGACAACCGCACCGTGTCGGCGTTCGCTTCCAAACTGACCCCGGCTGCTGACATCTGTGTGGGACTCACCATCCTCACCGTCG TTCTGCTGTCCGTCCTGGGTAACGGGCTGGTTCTGGTCATCTGCTACCACCGCAGGAGGAAGCTGGTCGGCTCGGAGCTGCTGTGCGTCAACCTGGCCGCGGTGGACTTCCTCTGCTGCATCTGCTTCTACCcgctctccatcctctcctccttccgcCACGCCTGGGTGGGCGAGAGCGCCACCTGCGTTTACTACGGCTTCGGCTGCTTCGTCTTCGGCCTGTGCAGCATGTTCACCATCACCGCCATCAGCGTCCTCCGCTACCTGAAGACCTGCTACAGCCTGGTTTACG ctgtgtggatgAAAGGAGGCAACATCTGGATAGTGTGCTGTTGCATCTGGCTGGTGGCGACGGTCTGGTCCAGCTTCCCTCTGTTCGGCTGGGGCGAGTACGTCCCCGAACCGTACGGGCTGTCCTGCACGGTCGCCTGGAGGGGCTACCACACCTCCACCAAAGACGCCTTCTACGTCATCTGCTCCTTCACCTGCTTCACGCTGATCCCGGTCCTGCTCATCGTGGTGTCCCAGTGCCAGATCATCTCCCGGGTGTCACGTTTCTCCTACCGGCTGTCTGCAAGAGGCATCTGCAACAACCTGCAGTCCACAGAAAAGCGTCTGTCCATG ctcatcctggagagaatgaggcaccacgtgaccgctctgct ATGTTTTTCTGCATCAGCCTGGGTTTTGTGA